A region from the Priestia filamentosa genome encodes:
- a CDS encoding carboxypeptidase M32: MDINKRKEEFHAYVEKMGGYEEAVNVMYWDMRTGAPKKGVKQRSNVLAMLSSDIFSMSISNEMAGYIKDLGDEEVKKELDAITLKMVEECKKDYEQNQKIPEQEYREYVMLTSEAGSIWEEAKEKSDFSLFEPYLEQIVAFNQKFAEYWGYEGHKYNALLDTYEPGVTVETLDRVFGDLKETLLTLLQKVQKAESPKTDFLYEAFPKEKQEAFSLEILKELDYDFEAGRLDETVHPFAIGLNPGDVRITTKYDESDFRVAIFGTIHECGHAVYEQNISKELVGTNLCTGTSMGIHESQSLFYELMIGRTKAFWERHYEALKEHGGSQFQKVNLDEFYQAVNEVKPSLIRIEADELTYVLHIIIRYEIEKALINGEIEVKDLPTIWNDKYEEYLGVRPAHDGEGVLQDVHWSDGSFGYFPSYALGYIYAAQLKNALVKDLPDFEERIQQGKVTEIRAWLTKHIHQYGKLKDPLELLKAATGEGLEARYLVEHLTEKYSKLYNL, encoded by the coding sequence ATGGATATAAATAAACGAAAAGAGGAATTTCACGCATATGTTGAGAAAATGGGAGGATATGAAGAAGCTGTAAACGTAATGTATTGGGATATGCGAACAGGAGCTCCGAAAAAAGGAGTAAAGCAACGTTCTAACGTTTTGGCTATGCTCTCAAGCGATATTTTCTCAATGTCTATTTCAAATGAAATGGCGGGGTACATAAAGGATTTAGGAGACGAAGAAGTTAAAAAAGAGCTTGATGCTATTACGCTAAAAATGGTTGAAGAATGTAAAAAAGACTATGAGCAAAATCAAAAAATTCCAGAGCAAGAATATCGTGAATATGTAATGCTAACTTCTGAAGCAGGAAGCATCTGGGAAGAAGCAAAAGAGAAAAGTGACTTTTCTCTTTTCGAACCGTACTTGGAACAAATTGTAGCCTTTAATCAAAAGTTTGCAGAGTACTGGGGATATGAAGGGCATAAATATAACGCACTTCTCGATACATACGAACCAGGCGTTACAGTAGAAACGCTTGACCGTGTTTTTGGAGATTTAAAAGAAACGCTTTTAACTCTTTTACAAAAAGTCCAAAAAGCCGAGTCTCCTAAAACAGATTTTTTATATGAAGCATTTCCAAAGGAAAAACAAGAAGCATTTAGCTTAGAAATATTAAAAGAGCTTGATTATGATTTTGAAGCAGGCCGCCTTGATGAAACGGTTCATCCCTTTGCAATTGGACTTAATCCAGGAGATGTGAGAATTACAACCAAATATGATGAAAGTGACTTTCGCGTTGCTATTTTTGGAACCATTCATGAATGCGGACACGCCGTATATGAACAAAACATTTCAAAAGAGCTTGTTGGAACAAATCTTTGCACAGGAACGTCAATGGGAATTCATGAATCACAGTCTCTTTTTTATGAGCTTATGATTGGACGAACAAAAGCATTTTGGGAGCGTCATTATGAAGCATTGAAAGAACATGGAGGCTCTCAATTCCAAAAGGTCAATCTTGATGAGTTTTATCAAGCGGTAAATGAAGTAAAACCGTCACTTATCCGCATTGAAGCGGACGAATTAACGTATGTTCTTCACATTATTATCCGCTATGAAATTGAGAAAGCACTAATAAACGGAGAAATCGAAGTGAAAGACTTACCAACAATTTGGAATGACAAATATGAAGAATACCTAGGAGTTCGTCCAGCACACGATGGAGAAGGAGTGCTACAAGACGTACACTGGTCTGATGGAAGCTTTGGTTATTTTCCTTCTTATGCTCTTGGCTATATTTATGCAGCACAGCTAAAAAATGCACTTGTAAAAGATCTCCCAGACTTTGAAGAACGAATTCAACAAGGAAAAGTGACTGAGATAAGAGCATGGCTGACAAAACATATTCACCAATATGGAAAATTAAAAGATCCATTAGAATTATTAAAAGCAGCAACAGGAGAAGGATTAGAAGCTCGCTATTTAGTTGAACATTTAACAGAAAAATATAGCAAGCTTTATAATCTATAA
- a CDS encoding xanthine phosphoribosyltransferase, which yields MKALQEKIEKEGVILSETVLKVNSFLNHQIDPFLMQEIGKEFAKRFQKDGITKILTLESSGIAPSMMTALELNVPLVFARKKKSLTLNEGVLTAKVYSFTKQEENEITVSGEFLHKDDRVLVIDDFLANGQAALGLIDIVREAGAEFVGLGIVIEKVFQNGGQMLREKGIRIESLAPIRSLENGEVSFAKEEELVR from the coding sequence ATGAAAGCTTTACAAGAAAAGATTGAAAAAGAAGGCGTTATTTTATCTGAAACAGTACTTAAAGTAAACTCATTTTTAAATCATCAAATTGACCCATTTCTTATGCAAGAAATCGGTAAGGAGTTTGCAAAGCGATTTCAGAAGGATGGAATTACTAAAATTTTAACGCTAGAATCTTCAGGTATCGCTCCATCAATGATGACAGCACTTGAACTGAACGTCCCGCTTGTTTTTGCTCGTAAAAAGAAATCATTAACATTAAATGAAGGTGTACTAACAGCGAAAGTTTATTCTTTTACGAAACAAGAAGAAAATGAGATTACCGTATCAGGAGAGTTTCTTCATAAAGATGACCGTGTACTTGTTATTGATGACTTTTTAGCAAATGGGCAAGCAGCACTTGGTTTAATTGATATTGTAAGAGAGGCAGGGGCAGAGTTTGTTGGCCTTGGCATTGTAATTGAAAAAGTATTTCAAAACGGTGGGCAAATGTTGCGTGAAAAAGGGATTCGAATTGAATCACTTGCACCAATTCGTTCACTTGAAAATGGCGAGGTTTCATTTGCTAAAGAGGAGGAGCTTGTTCGATGA
- a CDS encoding nucleobase:cation symporter-2 family protein, whose product MNNWKVFSLGFQHVLAMYGGAVVVPLIVGGALGLTSAQLTYLVAIDLLMCGVATLLQVLRTGYVGIGLPVVLGCTFTAVGPMIAIGTSYGIQSIYGSILVAGLVVIVIAQFFGKLVRFFPPVVTGSVVTIIGITLIPTAMQNLGGGDGSKDFGALSNIVLGFGVLLFILCIYRFAKGFLRSVAILLGLVGGTVVAYFMGKVDLSAVAEASWFHMPHFFYFGAPEFNITAIITMVLVAIVSLVESSGVYFALGDICKKEISEKDLANGYRAEGLAILLGGLFNAFPYTTYSQNVGIIQLSGIKSRKVIFTASGILIVLGFAPKIAAFTTVIPNPVLGGAMIAMFGTVIAYGIKMLSTVDFAAQENLLVIACSVGMGLGVTVVPDLFANLPQSLQILTSNGIVAGSLTAIVLNIFFNIIKVRKAQNVKSLHEERVV is encoded by the coding sequence ATGAATAACTGGAAAGTGTTCTCACTAGGCTTTCAACATGTTCTAGCGATGTACGGTGGAGCCGTTGTTGTACCCCTTATTGTCGGGGGAGCACTTGGATTAACAAGCGCTCAACTTACGTATCTTGTGGCTATTGATTTATTAATGTGTGGGGTTGCGACGCTTCTCCAAGTTTTACGAACAGGATATGTTGGAATTGGGTTACCGGTTGTCCTTGGGTGTACTTTTACAGCCGTCGGTCCAATGATTGCTATTGGCACTTCATACGGCATTCAGTCTATTTATGGTTCAATTCTTGTCGCAGGTCTTGTTGTTATTGTGATCGCCCAATTTTTCGGTAAGCTTGTGCGCTTTTTCCCTCCTGTTGTAACAGGATCTGTTGTTACGATTATCGGTATTACGCTTATTCCAACAGCCATGCAAAACCTTGGTGGTGGAGATGGAAGCAAAGATTTTGGTGCTCTTTCAAACATTGTATTAGGATTTGGTGTTTTACTTTTCATTCTTTGTATTTACCGTTTTGCAAAAGGGTTCCTTCGATCTGTTGCTATCTTGCTTGGTCTTGTTGGAGGAACTGTTGTCGCTTATTTCATGGGGAAAGTGGATTTATCAGCTGTGGCAGAAGCCTCTTGGTTCCATATGCCTCACTTCTTTTACTTTGGAGCTCCTGAATTTAATATAACAGCTATTATTACAATGGTTCTTGTTGCAATTGTAAGTCTTGTTGAGTCATCAGGAGTTTATTTTGCACTTGGCGACATTTGTAAAAAAGAAATTTCTGAGAAAGATCTTGCAAACGGATATCGTGCAGAAGGTCTTGCGATTCTTTTAGGAGGACTTTTCAATGCTTTTCCATACACAACTTATTCTCAGAACGTGGGAATTATCCAACTTTCAGGTATTAAGTCACGTAAAGTTATTTTCACAGCAAGCGGCATTCTAATTGTCCTTGGTTTTGCTCCAAAAATCGCAGCCTTTACAACAGTAATTCCAAACCCTGTTTTAGGGGGGGCGATGATTGCCATGTTCGGAACCGTAATTGCATACGGAATTAAAATGTTAAGTACTGTTGATTTTGCAGCTCAAGAAAACTTACTTGTTATCGCGTGTTCGGTAGGTATGGGTCTTGGTGTAACGGTTGTTCCAGATCTTTTTGCTAATTTACCGCAAAGTTTGCAAATCCTAACAAGCAATGGAATTGTAGCTGGAAGCCTTACAGCAATCGTATTAAATATTTTCTTTAATATTATTAAAGTTCGCAAAGCTCAAAATGTAAAAAGTTTGCATGAAGAGAGAGTTGTTTAA
- a CDS encoding type III polyketide synthase: MPKVISVGVGTPPHKLLQEETLRFAREMFSSSFSDIERLLKVFQNGDIKTRYFAQPLDWYKENHTFEEKNEAFIHNAVEFGINAIKECIRENEFLEKTVPVEEIDAIFFISTTGLSTPSIEARIMNRLPFSPHTKRIPIWGLGCAGGASGLARAYEYCLAYPKAKVLLLSVELCSLTFQRDDQSKSNLVGTSLFSDGVACVLLTGDEATGIHSKKKRLPSIKGVESTLMPNSEDVMGWDIRNNGLYVVFSRDIPSIVRSWLGDQVKGFLKKYSLTEQHIKHFVAHPGGKKVLKAYRETLNFSEEMTEISSHVLQSFGNMSSATVLYVLKEFLQKEIIEQDYGIVTALGPGFSSELLLLKWEV, from the coding sequence TTGCCAAAAGTCATCTCAGTAGGGGTCGGTACACCACCTCATAAACTTTTACAAGAAGAAACACTCCGATTTGCACGAGAAATGTTTTCTTCTTCTTTCTCAGATATTGAGCGCCTTCTTAAAGTATTTCAAAATGGCGATATTAAAACCCGTTATTTCGCACAGCCGCTCGATTGGTACAAAGAAAATCATACCTTTGAAGAGAAAAATGAAGCTTTTATTCATAACGCCGTAGAGTTCGGAATAAATGCTATTAAAGAGTGTATAAGGGAAAATGAGTTTCTGGAAAAAACGGTGCCAGTAGAAGAAATTGATGCAATTTTTTTTATTTCAACAACAGGGCTTTCAACGCCGAGCATTGAAGCACGTATTATGAATAGGCTTCCTTTTTCTCCACATACAAAGCGCATACCTATTTGGGGGTTAGGCTGTGCTGGAGGAGCCTCAGGATTAGCGCGCGCATATGAGTATTGTCTTGCATATCCAAAAGCAAAGGTGCTCCTTTTATCTGTTGAGCTCTGCAGCTTAACATTTCAGCGTGACGATCAATCAAAAAGTAATCTTGTAGGAACGTCACTTTTTTCAGATGGTGTAGCATGTGTGCTTCTTACAGGAGATGAAGCAACAGGAATACATAGTAAGAAAAAAAGACTTCCTTCTATTAAGGGAGTAGAGTCAACACTTATGCCAAATTCCGAAGATGTGATGGGCTGGGATATCCGTAATAACGGGTTATATGTCGTTTTTTCAAGAGATATTCCTTCTATCGTTCGCTCGTGGCTTGGTGATCAAGTAAAAGGTTTTTTAAAGAAATATAGTCTTACTGAGCAGCATATCAAGCATTTTGTCGCTCATCCAGGTGGGAAAAAAGTATTAAAAGCATATCGAGAAACGCTGAACTTTAGTGAAGAAATGACCGAAATATCTTCTCATGTGCTTCAAAGTTTTGGAAATATGTCATCAGCAACTGTTCTTTATGTATTGAAAGAATTTTTACAAAAAGAAATAATTGAACAAGACTACGGAATTGTAACAGCACTAGGACCTGGGTTCAGCTCTGAGCTGCTTCTCCTGAAATGGGAGGTATAA
- a CDS encoding isoprenylcysteine carboxyl methyltransferase family protein: MFLFLFLIVQRLAELFVAKRNERWMKKKGAIEHGQEHYPLMVVIHLLFFVSLGGEAFLWREFQGQVIGFLFILFVAVQIIRVWALVSLGRFWNTKILILKDANVVLKGPYKYIKHPNYFVVTCEFLLVPLIFHAYATLVVFSLLNLCILSVRISAEEEALEKWTDYESAMENKGRFFFFRKRVNID, encoded by the coding sequence ATGTTTTTATTTCTTTTTCTTATTGTACAGCGTCTTGCTGAGCTCTTTGTAGCAAAGCGAAACGAGCGATGGATGAAGAAAAAGGGAGCAATTGAGCATGGCCAAGAACATTATCCACTTATGGTCGTTATTCATCTTCTATTTTTTGTTTCACTTGGTGGAGAAGCTTTTCTATGGAGGGAATTTCAAGGTCAGGTAATTGGTTTCCTTTTTATTTTATTTGTAGCTGTTCAAATTATTAGGGTTTGGGCTTTAGTTTCGCTTGGACGCTTTTGGAATACAAAAATTTTGATTTTAAAAGATGCAAACGTTGTATTAAAAGGGCCTTATAAGTACATTAAGCATCCGAATTACTTTGTTGTTACATGTGAATTCTTGCTAGTGCCGCTTATTTTTCATGCTTATGCAACTCTTGTTGTATTTTCGTTATTGAACCTGTGCATCTTATCTGTTCGAATCAGCGCTGAAGAAGAAGCATTAGAGAAGTGGACAGATTATGAAAGTGCTATGGAAAATAAAGGTCGCTTCTTCTTTTTTCGAAAAAGAGTGAATATTGATTAA
- a CDS encoding dynamin family protein has product MVMEKQQIERSLQKKLMTAYAFFQGREDKRRVEKIKDLGRKLEEKTFTVAFCGHFSAGKSTMINKLMNQELLPSSPIPTSANLVKVVKGAEHATVYYKHDAPVRYTAPYDFEAIKQFCRDGDAIKEIHLSTEKSTLPDHVELMDTPGIDSADDAHRVATESALHLVDVIFYVTDYNHVQSEVNFDFVKKLREQGKTVYLIVNQIDKHREEELTFEQFTHSVKTSFQNWRAEPNGMFFTSLKKEDHERNEFVLVKRTLQTMFQDYEELLKNSVQNTLQALIEEYIKEVSDEKEEAKEELSLALEEMGTSEALPFRNMIQETNEMLLEKEQELAVFEEMIRKEISTLAENAQLIPYEVREKGREYLESIQPQFKVGFLFSKQKTKEVQKQRLHNFVEALREKTTAELVWHITPLLHKRMREEELFSEELVAKIEGYDIVITEDDIKGIVKSDVGITNEYILTYSNDVSTFIKTKAKQKTYPILSQLKQMKEEQHKEWRNGQEEKLLQYKKAAKLKESVGHFLDRKEEDIIEARLIQRGERFQEEPDWSLLIQHEEHPVVKEGLKAFQVTKEMMPVEEEITESQESYSMEQTIVHLDKTVEALEPFPPLEKFILPLKKKMEALGQHSFTIALFGAFSAGKSSFANALIGQKLLPVSPNPTTATINKILPPTKEHKHETVRVHVKSEKEMFSDISASLHMFGINPSSLDEALDKIKQLKITEKLEGKERLHYSFLQAVGRGYEEMKNHFDTVLTVSIEEFPSYVANEQKSCFVDEIELYYSCALTDMGITLVDTPGADSINARHTGVAFQYVKDADALLFVTYYNHAFSRADREFLIQLGRVKDIFTLDKMFFVINAADLAHDENELLDVKRYVYEQLLQYGIRKPRLYPLSSHRALESGVEDEQFNQFWTSFSHFIKEDLTTMVTESAYEIVERAYKALLDLKELSRKSKEEKRERLAHIEKVKQALHLTVQQLKFESEQKRIRQETEELVHYVKQRVMMRYYDFFKESFNPSVLKGTKKQEQEKLRGCLNELLEFLQFDFVQEIQATTLRLEAFSSKLIYGAHEVVLQRMKEIHDSFAPAPISIPKAKEVKIYKPFEQQHDSYEKALSLYRNARTFFEGDEKKKMVDELKKPLLEEMDEAGMKQTDFFNLYYAQWIKDTLYYYQHEMNTNVEQHIYRLQKSLTTPVDIREIEKSEKELSAILTQSRYNKEDKQ; this is encoded by the coding sequence ATGGTTATGGAAAAACAGCAGATTGAAAGATCTTTACAAAAAAAGTTAATGACAGCATACGCATTTTTTCAAGGACGAGAAGACAAAAGAAGAGTTGAGAAAATAAAAGATTTAGGAAGAAAGTTAGAAGAAAAAACATTTACCGTTGCATTTTGCGGTCATTTTTCAGCAGGTAAATCAACAATGATTAACAAGTTGATGAACCAGGAACTTTTGCCTTCAAGCCCGATCCCAACAAGTGCTAACTTAGTGAAAGTAGTGAAAGGTGCAGAACATGCAACAGTGTACTATAAACACGATGCTCCTGTTCGTTATACGGCTCCATATGACTTTGAAGCAATTAAACAATTTTGTAGAGATGGAGATGCGATTAAGGAGATTCATCTTTCAACAGAGAAGAGTACGCTTCCAGATCATGTTGAACTCATGGATACGCCTGGGATTGATTCAGCAGATGATGCCCACCGTGTTGCAACAGAATCTGCCCTTCACCTTGTTGATGTGATTTTTTACGTGACTGATTATAATCATGTGCAATCTGAAGTGAACTTTGATTTTGTTAAAAAGTTGCGTGAACAAGGAAAAACAGTTTATTTAATCGTTAATCAGATTGATAAACATCGGGAAGAAGAGCTCACGTTTGAGCAGTTTACTCATTCTGTTAAAACATCCTTTCAAAACTGGCGGGCAGAGCCAAACGGCATGTTTTTCACATCCTTAAAAAAAGAAGACCATGAAAGAAATGAGTTTGTTCTTGTAAAGCGAACACTCCAAACCATGTTTCAAGATTATGAAGAGCTTTTAAAGAACTCTGTGCAAAATACGCTACAAGCTTTAATAGAAGAATATATAAAAGAAGTGAGTGATGAGAAAGAAGAGGCAAAAGAAGAACTTTCTCTCGCGTTAGAAGAGATGGGAACAAGTGAAGCCCTTCCGTTTCGTAATATGATTCAAGAAACGAATGAAATGTTGCTGGAAAAAGAGCAAGAGCTTGCGGTATTTGAGGAAATGATTCGTAAAGAAATAAGTACGCTAGCTGAAAATGCGCAGCTTATTCCATATGAAGTAAGAGAGAAGGGGCGAGAATATTTAGAAAGTATTCAACCTCAGTTTAAAGTAGGTTTTCTTTTCTCGAAACAAAAAACAAAGGAAGTTCAAAAGCAGCGGCTTCATAATTTTGTAGAGGCTCTTAGAGAGAAAACAACAGCAGAGCTTGTTTGGCATATTACGCCCCTTCTTCATAAGCGGATGCGAGAAGAAGAGCTTTTTTCAGAGGAGCTTGTAGCAAAAATTGAAGGCTATGACATCGTGATTACAGAAGATGATATAAAAGGTATTGTAAAAAGCGACGTTGGCATAACAAATGAGTATATTTTAACGTATAGCAACGATGTCTCAACATTTATTAAAACAAAGGCTAAACAAAAAACATATCCTATTTTGTCCCAGCTAAAGCAAATGAAAGAAGAACAGCATAAGGAATGGCGAAATGGACAAGAAGAAAAACTTTTACAATATAAGAAGGCTGCAAAGCTCAAAGAGAGCGTTGGACATTTTCTAGATCGTAAGGAAGAAGATATTATCGAAGCAAGGCTTATTCAACGAGGCGAACGTTTTCAAGAAGAACCTGACTGGAGCCTGTTAATTCAACATGAGGAACATCCTGTTGTCAAAGAAGGGCTGAAAGCTTTTCAAGTTACGAAAGAAATGATGCCTGTTGAAGAGGAGATAACAGAGAGCCAAGAAAGTTATTCTATGGAGCAAACGATTGTTCATCTTGATAAAACAGTAGAAGCATTAGAGCCGTTTCCGCCGCTTGAGAAATTTATTCTTCCGTTGAAAAAGAAGATGGAAGCACTTGGTCAACATTCGTTTACAATTGCTCTTTTTGGAGCGTTTAGTGCAGGTAAATCGTCTTTTGCAAATGCTTTAATTGGTCAAAAACTGCTTCCTGTGTCACCAAATCCGACAACAGCGACAATTAATAAAATTTTGCCGCCAACAAAAGAACACAAACATGAGACAGTAAGAGTCCACGTAAAAAGTGAAAAAGAGATGTTTAGCGATATTTCCGCTTCCCTTCATATGTTTGGAATCAACCCGTCTTCTTTAGATGAAGCATTAGATAAGATTAAACAGTTAAAAATAACAGAGAAACTAGAAGGAAAAGAGCGTCTTCATTATTCGTTTTTGCAGGCGGTTGGTCGCGGCTATGAAGAGATGAAAAACCACTTTGATACTGTTTTAACGGTTTCGATTGAAGAATTTCCAAGCTATGTTGCAAATGAACAAAAATCTTGTTTTGTGGATGAAATTGAGCTTTATTATTCATGTGCTTTAACAGATATGGGGATAACGCTTGTTGATACACCTGGAGCTGATTCTATTAATGCCCGCCACACAGGCGTTGCTTTCCAATATGTAAAAGATGCTGATGCACTTCTTTTCGTTACGTACTATAATCATGCATTTTCTCGGGCTGATCGGGAATTTCTTATTCAGCTTGGTCGCGTTAAAGACATTTTTACGCTTGATAAAATGTTCTTTGTTATTAATGCAGCAGATTTAGCTCACGATGAGAATGAACTGCTTGACGTAAAGCGCTATGTTTATGAACAATTGCTTCAGTATGGAATTCGGAAGCCGCGCCTTTACCCACTTTCAAGTCATCGGGCATTAGAAAGCGGAGTAGAAGATGAGCAGTTTAATCAGTTTTGGACTTCTTTCTCTCACTTTATTAAAGAAGACTTAACAACAATGGTAACCGAATCAGCTTATGAAATTGTAGAGAGAGCGTACAAAGCGCTTCTTGATTTAAAAGAGCTTAGTCGGAAATCTAAGGAAGAAAAAAGAGAGCGACTTGCTCACATTGAAAAAGTAAAGCAAGCCCTTCATTTAACAGTTCAACAACTTAAGTTTGAAAGCGAGCAAAAACGAATTCGTCAAGAAACAGAAGAGCTTGTTCACTATGTAAAACAGAGAGTGATGATGAGGTACTATGACTTTTTTAAAGAGTCGTTTAATCCTTCTGTTTTAAAAGGAACCAAAAAGCAAGAACAAGAGAAGCTTCGAGGTTGTTTAAACGAGCTTCTTGAATTTCTTCAATTTGACTTTGTACAAGAAATTCAAGCAACAACACTAAGACTTGAAGCTTTTTCAAGTAAGCTTATTTATGGAGCGCATGAAGTTGTACTTCAGCGAATGAAGGAAATTCATGATTCATTTGCGCCTGCTCCAATTTCTATTCCAAAGGCTAAGGAAGTTAAGATTTATAAACCTTTCGAGCAGCAACATGACAGCTATGAAAAAGCCTTATCTCTTTATCGAAATGCGCGCACATTTTTCGAAGGAGACGAAAAGAAAAAAATGGTTGATGAATTGAAAAAGCCACTCTTAGAGGAAATGGATGAAGCAGGGATGAAGCAGACAGATTTCTTTAATCTCTACTATGCACAATGGATTAAAGACACGCTGTATTATTATCAGCATGAAATGAATACAAACGTTGAACAGCATATTTACAGACTTCAAAAAAGCTTAACAACTCCTGTTGATATAAGAGAAATTGAAAAGTCTGAAAAAGAACTAAGTGCGATTTTAACTCAAAGTCGCTATAATAAAGAAGACAAACAGTAA
- a CDS encoding YpbS family protein, producing MSVHKAITKHSQSQHEKVKKFAELESMREFEIDQAVSKCRNGETFSVDAINAVTKRINELAKKGIVPTRKLVTKEMVKEYVERLEK from the coding sequence TTGAGCGTACACAAAGCCATTACAAAACACTCACAGTCACAGCATGAAAAGGTTAAAAAATTTGCTGAATTAGAAAGCATGAGAGAATTTGAAATTGATCAAGCTGTAAGCAAATGCAGAAATGGTGAAACATTTTCAGTTGATGCTATTAATGCGGTAACGAAAAGAATTAACGAGCTTGCGAAGAAAGGGATTGTGCCAACGCGTAAGTTAGTGACGAAAGAAATGGTAAAGGAATATGTTGAACGGCTAGAAAAGTAA